A single genomic interval of Lathyrus oleraceus cultivar Zhongwan6 chromosome 7, CAAS_Psat_ZW6_1.0, whole genome shotgun sequence harbors:
- the LOC127103999 gene encoding uncharacterized protein LOC127103999: MGQTKISLKELASIKRKFTEPIYDYLNRFRLLKSRCFTVVPEHELVEMAAGGLDYSIRKKLDTQYLRDMAQLEDGVRQVERLKAEKARANKNHKKERVAYVEVEDEESEISNDPYGIEEFEVDLAELKEAPPYALKDGQMIVPPNTKIPPLEQWKKRGFCKYHNFLGHKTSQCFLFRDLIQNAIKDGRLKFADRGRNQMKVDVDPLNIADTNYAKPVKINMIDTVEVEVVKEI; encoded by the exons atgggccAAACTAAGATAAGTCTTAAGGAATTAGCCAGTATTAAAAGAAAATTCACTGAACCTATATATGATTATCTGAATAGGTTCCGTTTGTTGAAATCTAGATGCTTTACAGTAGTGCCTGAACATGaattggtcgaaatggccgctggAGGGTTAGACTATTCCATTAGGAAAAAGTTAGATACCCAGTATCTAAGAGATATGGCCCAATTAGAAGACGGGGTTCGACAAGTCGAACGTTTAAAAGCTGAAAAGGCCAGAGCGAATAAAAATCATAAGAAAGAAAGGGTTGCTTATGTCGAAGTCGAAGATGAGGAGTCTGAAATCTCTAATGACCCTTATGGTATCGAGGAATTCGAAGTAGATTTGGCTGAATTAAAAGAAGCACCACCTTATGCTT TAAAAGATGGCCAAATGATAGTGCCTCCTAATACCAAAATTCCTCCGTTAGAACAATGGAAGAAAAGAGGCTTCTGTAAATATCACAATTTTTTAGGCCATAAAACCTCACAAtgctttcttttcagggatcttattCAGAATGCAATTAAGGATGGCCGCCTCAAGTTCGCTGACAGGGGGAGAAACCAGATGAAGGTTGACGTTGACCCCCTCAACATTGCTGATACAAATTATGCTAAACCTGTCAAAATCAACATGATTGACACGGTGGAAGTGGAGGTTGTGAAGGAAATATGA
- the LOC127104000 gene encoding uncharacterized protein LOC127104000: MAEYEACIFVIEVVIDLRIKILKVYTDSTLVISQVKGDWDTRDHKLIPYKENVLKLVHYFDEITFHHIPREENQLTDALETLESMFKVKWKNEAPSFHLNYLDKHAYCLVALDETDGYPWYYDIMRFLECQEYLKDASITDKKYLQKLSSKFFLSGGVL, from the coding sequence atggcggagtacgaggcttgtatcttcGTTATTGAAGTCGTgattgatcttaggatcaaaatccTTAAAGTCTATACAGATTCAACCTTGGTGATCAGTCAAGTAAAAGGAGATTGGGATACTAGAGATCATAAGCTTATCCCTTACAAGGAGAATGTCTTGAAACTAGTCCACTACTTTGATGAGATCACATTCCATCACATCCCTCGAGAGGAGAATCAGCTAACCGACGCCTTGGAAACTTTGGAATCCATGTTTAAGGTCaagtggaagaatgaagcaccatcCTTTCACCTCAACTACTTGGACAAGCATGCTTACTGTTTGGTGGCCTTAGACGAAACCGATGGTTATCCTTGGTACTATGACATCATGAGATTCTTAGAGTGCCAAGAATACCTTAAGGACGCATCCATTACCGACAAGAAGTACCTTCAGAAACTGTCTTCCAAGTTCTTCTTAAGTGGAGGGGTACTATAG